One region of Wyeomyia smithii strain HCP4-BCI-WySm-NY-G18 chromosome 3, ASM2978416v1, whole genome shotgun sequence genomic DNA includes:
- the LOC129729116 gene encoding protein patched homolog 2-like, translated as MRLERDPKRMWVSENSNFLRDVQWIKNTFEESYRVENVLITTQDVLTPSVMLKVYDIIKQINSVSVVQTHCNAMERILWEDVCLKVPLIDGESLQNLGVLGDTFPQYNASSDSFDPYENLICLLVEYISRECFIASPFNFGQANKQEISELIKEDILRVVNENALLGTYSAFNLDVTKILGGIERDSSGRIFKARSLLVSWYAEVNYSSTTKDIDLWEAGFLNEMEEVKRRYETEQFRVDYASGRSYGDATREAIFQGFDMVHVGCLLMFVFMQFVISGFSWIEIRSFLSVCGLLGIVLALVVAFGLYALVGLTFVSTQSALPYVVLGLGIDDVFVMLTSLRKVQLEFADSTLPTQIALMLQHAGVAITVTSLTNVAAFAVGMISPFPAMRMFCLLGAISILATYVFVISYFVAVLTLDEKRRSACRNGIFPCIVHGDLGSTRLWCNPQLMDRFLAIVYRKLTTSVTCKTMIIGTAILLTGWSWTNFMKLRAKYDSNWHLPRGGYYQEYRSQFNAAFPNSGTEAFIFFGKINYSADLQTLVSFSNLLSNKRDIVQQILRYHK; from the exons ATGCGCTTGGAGCGCGATCCGAAACGGATGTGGGTTTCGGAGA ATAGCAACTTCCTGCGTGACGTGCAATGGATTAAAAATACTTTCGAAGAGAGTTACCGGGTAGAAAATGTACTAATTACTACGCAAGATGTTCTTACTCCATCTGTAATGCTGAAAGTTTACGACATTATAAAACAGATCAACTCTGTAAGCGTAGTTCAAACACATTGTAATGCAATGGAACGCATCCTGTGGGAAGACGTGTGCCTTAAAGTGCCCTTGATTGACGGCGAAAGTCTACAGAATTTGGGCGTCTTGGGTGATACGTTTCCTCAATATAATGCCAGTAGCGATAGTTTCGATCCTTACGAAAATCTAATTTGTTTGCTTGTGGAATATATTTCCCGCGAATGTTTTATTGCAAGTCCTTTCAATTTTGGACAAGCAAACAAGCAAGAAATTAGTGAACTCATAAAGGAAGACATTTTGAGGGTTGTTAATGAGAATGCACTGCTTGGCACTTATAGTGCGTTTAACTTGGATGTCACGAAAATACTTGGAGGAATTGAGCGGGATTCGAGTGGAAGAATTTTCAAAGCTAGGAGCTTATTGGTAAGCTGGTACGCTGAGGTAAACTACAGCAGTACTACAAAGGATATCGACTTGTGGGAAGCAGGGTTCTTGAACGAAATGGAAGAAGTTAAACGAAGATATGAAACGGAGCAATTCAGAGTAGATTATGCTTCTGGACGAAGTTATGGAGATGCTACAAGAGAGGCGATTTTTCAGGGATTCGATATGGTTCATGTGGGTTGCCTCCTGATGTTCGTCTTTATGCAATTTGTGATCTCCGGTTTCAGTTGGATTGAGATACGG AGTTTTCTCAGCGTTTGCGGTTTGTTAGGAATCGTGCTGGCCCTCGTGGTTGCATTTGGGCTTTACGCGCTAGTTGGATTGACGTTTGTTTCCACCCAATCTGCCCTGCCATATGTTGTGCTCGGACTTGGTATTGACGATGTTTTCGTTATGCTGACTAGCTTGCGGAAAGTGCAATTGGAATTTGCCGATTCTACGCTTCCGACACAGATCGCTCTCATGCTTCAACATGCGGGAGTTGCGATTACTGTAACCTCGTTAACGAACGTCGCTGCTTTCGCGGTTGGAATGATTTCG CCCTTCCCAGCCATGCGAATGTTCTGCCTGCTTGGCGCTATCAGCATTCTTGCGACGTACGTTTTTGTTATCAGCTATTTCGTGGCCGTATTAACGCTGGATGAGAAACGCCGTTCCGCTTGTCGAAACGGCATATTTCCCTGCATCGTTCACGGTGACCTCGGGTCAACGCGACTATGGTGTAATCCACAATTGATGGATCGCTTCTTGGCGATTGTCTACCGGAAACTGACGACCAGCGTGACGTGCAAGACCATGATCATTGGCACGGCCATTTTGCTTACTGGCTGGAGTTGGACGAACTTTATGAAGCTACGAGCCAAATATGATTCCAATTGGCATTTGCCTCGTGGGGGCTACTACCAGGAATATAGAAGTCAATTTAATGCTGCATTTCCCAATTCTGGTACAGAGGCATTTATTTTCTTCGGAAAGATAAACTATTCGGCCGATCTACAAACCCTGGTTTCATTTTCCAACCTGCTGAGTAACAAACGTGATATTGTTCAGCAA ATCTTACGGTATCACAAATGA